From Nitrososphaerota archaeon:
ACATCATCAATCCTATTATTGACATCATCGATCCTCTTATTGAGAGGTTCAATCTCCTCCCTAACTATCTTTCTTATCTCCGGTAAGACGAGCCTCCAAGCGGCTTCTTTCACAGCCTTCGCCATTCGCTATCTTTACAACTATTCGAAAATATAAGCTTTAGTGGCCAGCAAACAAACTGGGTAGATAAAGAACTCTCTTACCCTGCTGAAGAATGTTTAAGACGTTGGGTTTGTGCAGCTAGGTCGTTGAGCAAAAAAGAGGAAGAAAAGAACTTGTTAAAGAGGGCGGAGCGTTTTCTCGAGACTGCAGAGTACCAGTTGAAACGAGGTTTTTATGACCTTGCGGTCTTCAGCCTCGAGCAGGCGCTTCAACTCTTTCTTAAGGCGAAGCTCTTGGCTAATGGTGTTGACTACCCTAGGACGCACAGTGTTAGGTCGTTACTGGAAGCACTTATGGAGGTCGCTGAAGAAGATAGGGCTGTTATAAAACGTATTCTAGATACGCATTTGATGGATTTTGGTGTCCTCGAGGACGCATATATTACATCGAGGTATGTTATGAGAGAGTTTAGGAGGGAGGAAGCTGAAAGATTAGGTAGAGTCGTTAAAGAGGTGATAAGAGATCTCACACAGAATTCTAGTTAAGAGAGCGTTACAGAGAAGGGCGGTATTCAATAAGCTCCAAGAACACCTTCAGATAATAAAGACGGTAGTTCAAAGTCTTGATCCGGACGCTGAAGTCTACCTTTTCGGCTCTGTCGCTGAGGGTAGAAGTAACCTATCAAGCGACATCGACATACTGATAGTAACTAAGACGGATCCGGCTACCGTGCATTTGGAGCTGTGGAGGGCCGGTGTGAAAGAGCCGTTTGAGATCCATGTGCATACAAAGGATGAGGCTGCTTTCTTCGTTGGTAGGGTCAAACTTCTTAAGGTCTAGAATCGTTATCGTAATGAGGCTGTTAAAAAAATATAAATATTTTTGAATTGTTATCAAAGGCTATGTCGAATGAGATAACGTTAGAGGATTATAAGCGTGCTTACAGGGAGATGGAGAAAGAGGAGGCTAGAAGAGGCTTCATCGCACATCTAGTAATCTATATTCTAGTCAACATTATGTTAATCGCCATCAATTTAATCTACGTTCCTGGAGAATTGTGGTTTTTCTACCCGCTCATAGGCTGGGGTATAGGTGTAGCTATGCACTACCTCTTTGGCGTGCGATGGCTTGAGAATACGCTTATAGAGAAAGAAGCCAAGGCGGAATATCGAGCTAGAGAAGGCAAATAACCTAACCCAACCCGCATCAATTCTCTTTATTTTGAGTTATTCCAACTTGTTTTATAGAAATTATCTCTTCTTTTCTGAATAGAAAGAGATCGACAATATTTTCTAAGCAAGGAGAGGTCATTTAATATAAGTTTAAATACTTTGTATAACACTGTTATTATTGGGGCTTAATGGAACCAGCAAAACTGTTTGAAGAATACAAATACGACTTCAAAGACCCTATTGATCAATACGTTCACATAAGCCAAAAGGGGCTCTCTAGGAAGGTAGTGGAAGAAATCTCTGCTATTAAGAATGAACCATCTTGGATGCTGGAGTATAGGCTGAAAGCATATGAACACTTTCTGGAGAGGCCGATGCCCATGTGGGGTGCTGACCTATCAAACATAAACTTCGACAATATACGCTACTATGTCAAGGCGACTGAGCGCGTAGGACGATCTTGGGACGAAGTCCCGGAACAGATCAAGAGAACTTTTGAAAGGTTGGGCATACCGGAGGCTGAGAGGAAGTTTCTAGCAGGGGTTGGTGCTCAATATGAATCTGAAGTCATCTACCATAGCATAAAGAAGGATCTCGCGGAGAAGGGTGTAATATTTACTGATATGGATAGCGGTCTTAGAGAATATCCGGAAATCGTCAAGAAATATTTTGGTAAGGTGGTTCCTTACAATGATAATAAGTTTGCCGCGCTTAACAGCGCCGTGTGGAGCGGGGGGAGCTTCATTTACGTCCCAGAGGGTGTTGAAGTAAACATACCGCTTCAAGCATACTTCAGAATCAACGTAATGAACATGGGGCAGTTTGAGAGAACCTTAATTATAGCGGAACCGAACAGTAAGGTGCATTATATAGAAGGGTGTACTGCACCAATCTATTCTTCAGACTCCCTACATGCAGCTGTGGTTGAGATTATAGCAAAGAAGGGTGCGCACGTAAGATACACCACGCTTCAAAACTGGTCTAAGGATATTTACAATTTAGTGACTAAGAGAGCGCACGCTTACGAAGATGCTACTGTCGAGTGGATTGACGCAAACGCCGGTAGCAAAGTTACTATGAAGTACCCTTCGGTCTATCTTTTAGGTCGGAGGGCTAAAGCTGAGATAATTTCTGTTGCGTTCGCTAACACCGGGCAGCACATTGATTCTGGTGCAAAGGTGGTGCATTTGGCACCCGAAACAACCTCCAAGATAACTTCCAAGTCTGTTTCTAAAGGAGGTGGGAGAACAACATACAGAGGGCTGCTTTACGTGGGTAAGGGCGCATATGGTGTCAAAGCAAGTGTAAGGTGTGACGCCTTACTTGTAGACGACCACTCTAGAACAGACACTTATCCATATAATGAGGTTTATGAGGATGATGCGACCATAACACATGAGGCTACCGTAGGCAAGATAGGTGAGGACCAGCTCTTCTACTTGATGAGCAGAGGCATACCAGAACAGGAAGCCCTGAGTCTAGTAGTGACAGGATTCTTCAGCTCATTCACAAAGCATCTTCCGATGGAGTATGCCGTTGAATTCAACAGATTGATAGAGCTGGAGATGTCTGGAACGGTAGGTTAGGTGAAGTGGTTGACGCTCAAACTGATAGAAGACATCTCTAGAAGGCTAGATGAGGGGAAAGAAGAGCTAGCCAAGAGGTTGGAGAGCTATGACCGCTTTTTAAAACTCCCGTTAGAGACTTCACCGCTCTATGTCAAGTATGTTGACCCGAAGTTAGCTGAGGTGGATCTTAGCACCTTAAAGGAAGCAGATAGCCACATTGATTGGCCTATCCCATCAAATGTAGCGCAGATACTCTATAACGGGAAATGTGTGGTTAGGCTTAGTGCTGAGGGTGTAAGGCTTCAGACGATCGGCGGTATCAAGGAAAGAGTTGATGGTGTTGATTATAGTCGCCTAACCCTTGGCGAAGATAGGTTTTCAGCCCTAATACAAGCGCTTTATACGAGCGGGCACATTCTCATAGTTGAGAAGAACACGGTTATTGAAGAGCCGATACACCTCGTTTCACTGGTGGACAGATCGCTTGTAGCTCGCAACCTTATTATCTTAGGCGAAGGTTCGGCGATAAAGGTAGTAGAGGAAATCTATTCACCGAACCCATTTGAGGGTAATGTTTTCTTCGCTTATAGTAACGAGATCAAACTGAGTGAGAACTCGTCGCTAGAATTAACCACCATACAGGCAGCCGCTCCACTATCTAAACTATACAACATTAGGAGGACATCTCTGGGGAGGAACGCATCTCTAGACTGGGTGACAGCATATTTGGGTGGAGCTTACCAGCTGGCACGGGTAGAGCATAGATTAGTAGAGGAATACGCATCGGTCAAAGATACCCACATATCTCTGCTAACCAGTAATCAAGTATTCGATTTAACGACAGATCTCATTCATCAATCCCAAAAGACAAGTGGAAGCATAGTTGCTAGGTTGGCGCTAAAAGACAGCAGCAAAGCTATAGCAAAAGGGATGATAAGGATACCATTTGAGGGCAAGCAGTCTAACGCTTACTTATCACAACACGCCATAATGCTAAGCCCAAGCGCAGCAGGCATAACCATACCCGGGTTAGAGATTTTGACGAACGATGTTAAAGCCACACATTCATCTTCCGTCTCACAGCTTGATGAAGACCAGATCTTCTATATGATGAGTAGGGGGCTGAATAAGGAAGAGGCTATCAAGATGCTCACACTCGGCTTCTTTGAACACGCATTAGTGAGAATAAAGCGGCAGAGCGTAAAGGAGGGTGTACGGCATATGCTTGATGAAAAGTGGCGCGGTAGGCTGGCAACCTTTAAACCGATAGAAACAGCACCTCCTAGAGTCGAAAAGAGCGGAGCAGAAGATATCTTCGAAGGACACTATAAGTATAGGTGAATGTGCTTGAAGAAGGTTGTCGCTAGGCTGAGTGAAATAAGTGATGGTGAAATCAAAGTAGTAGATGTTGATGGTGAGGAGGCTATACTTGTTAGGAGCCAGGGAAGAGTTTACGCCCTTTCACGATACTGCTCACATGAGAAAGCAGACCTTTCAACCGGATTCTTGGCAGAGGATAGGTTGGTCTGCCCTCTACATCTATCACAATTTGATCTTGCTTCTGGTGTGGCTTTATCCCCTCCTGCTACCGAGCCGCTTAAGTCATATTCGGTAGAGGTGGTTGGTGATGACATTCTTCTGGATATTTGATTTAAAGGTTTTTATAACGGTGTTATCTAAAGTAATATCGGAGGGAAAGATTTGAAACTTGATATACTGGATCTTCACGTCGAAGTCGCGGGCAAAGAGGTCATAAAAGGGCTAAACCTATCAGTCGCTCAAGGTGAAGTCCATGCGCTTATGGGTCCAAACGGCTCTGGCAAAAGCACATTAGCTCACACAGTGATGGGTCATCCAAAGTATAAGGTAACTAGAGGCGATATTTTGTTAGATGGTGAATCAATATTAGGTCTCACTCCAGATCAGCGAGCTAAAAGGGGGCTATTTCTAGCCTTCCAATATCCTTACGAAGTTTCTGGCATCACGGTTACAACCTTTTTGAAGGCGGCATACACAGCTTTGCGCAACGGCGGTGAAAAAGAGAAGCAGAGCATGATTTCATACCTTGAGTTTCGAAAACTATTGAGAGAGAAGCTGAAGGCTTTGAAGATTGAGGAGTCATTTGCTGATCGCTATCTTAACGAAGGTTTTTCAGGCGGGGAGAAGAAGAAGTGTGAGATTCTCCAAATGGCTGTTCTGAAGCCTAAGATAGCGCTTTTAGACGAGACCGATTCTGGTTTAGATGTAGATGCTTTAAAGATCGTTGCAGAGGGTGTTAATTCGTTGCTAGGCCCTGATCTCGGTGTGTTACTGATCACACACTACCACCGCATACTCAACTACATAAAACCAAGGTATGTCCACGTGATGATGGATGGCAGAATAGTAAAATCGGGCGGCGAAGAATTAGCTTATCTGCTAGAGGAAAAGGGTTATGACTGGCTGAAAGAAGCAGTATCCAGTAGCCAACAAACCTAAATCCAGATCCAACATACCCTAATGTAGCGTGGGCCGGTCGTCTAGACCCCCTGGGGACAAACACTTTCACGCAAGGTGGTCCACTCTGGTAGGATACCGCTTTGGCAAGCTCGCCCAAAGTGGCGGGGGTCGGGGGTTCAAATCCCCCCCGGTCCACTAATAGCTAGCGTTCCGAAAATTTGATTAGTCTTTCGAGGTTTACGGTTAGGTTTGCTAGTGCTTCGAGGGCGGCGACTTCCTGTTTACTGTGTGCCTCTATACCTAATCCGAGTAGGATTGTTGCCTTTGTCTCTGCGGCGAGTTCAACTACGTGTCTTAGGAAGGTGTATGCTTTGTCGAATCCTGTGGTAAGTATGAGATCAGTTAGGTTGTCGAAGATTATCAGGGTCATGTTTGAGAGGTTTAGTTCAGCTAATGCTGCTAACATTTCTGAAGGGTCTTTTATTGAAACGTATGATCTTATCGCTTCTAACTCGGAGTGCCGTGTGAGTGTTAGGTATATGTATTTTACATCTAGTGGTGTAAGCGCCTCTTCTACTACGCTTCCTCTTCTTGTGAACACAGATATGTCGTAACCTTTTGCTAAGGCTTCTACTGTTAATCTTTTGAGAATCAGCTTTAAGGTGGTTTGTGTAGTAAATTCCAGTAGAATAGCTTTTCCAGCGTTTTCTTCTAGTGGTTGACCTAATATTAGGTTTGACGCTTTTAGTGTATCTTCGGTGATCGGCTCGTTTAGGAAAGGTAAGGTTATGGGCTCAGAGGTCAGATCTGCTAAAGATGTTTGGAGCGTGGAGATTATGCCGAGCTTTGATGCTTTCCGCCAATTTAACTCTAAGACCCTATTGATCTTTCTTACGAGGAGGCTTGCTGCTCTAGGTGCGGTGTCTGCTATCTGTGAGAGGATAGATGATAGGAAGCTGTTAAAGATGGTTATAATCTTGATGGATGGGTCTTGTTTATGCTTCTCTAAACATTTGGCTATTGAAATGTATCCTTCAGCGTCTGCCTCTATATCCTTCAGCACATCGTAGAGAAGCAAGCGGTTAAGCAACTCGCTGCCTAAAACGTTTTTGAAATCTGGGAAGGCTGCTAGTAATATCCTCTTGTATATTCTGAGAGCAGCCTCTGTATCAGAGACATTATGCAGGCTCTTATCTACTTCGATCTTCTGCATCAACCTTCCACCATCCACACCGTATAGTATATCACCAGCCAAAAGAAACTCTGCTCGTTTTAAGAGCGCGTCATCCAACTTATGTGCCTCTTCGGCTGGTAGGGTTGCGTAGGCAGCGTTTATGACGGGTAAGTAGGGGTCGAGAAGCGAGATAAGTTTGTGTTCGTGTAGATAGTCTAGCGTCTTTTCTATAATCGATACTATTGTTGGCGGTCTATCTTCTGTGAAGACGGGCTGATCCTCGACGTATTTTACATAGGGCTCTATATCGGTCTCCTTCAC
This genomic window contains:
- a CDS encoding HEPN domain-containing protein, with protein sequence MSKKEEEKNLLKRAERFLETAEYQLKRGFYDLAVFSLEQALQLFLKAKLLANGVDYPRTHSVRSLLEALMEVAEEDRAVIKRILDTHLMDFGVLEDAYITSRYVMREFRREEAERLGRVVKEVIRDLTQNSS
- a CDS encoding nucleotidyltransferase domain-containing protein, encoding MSHRILVKRALQRRAVFNKLQEHLQIIKTVVQSLDPDAEVYLFGSVAEGRSNLSSDIDILIVTKTDPATVHLELWRAGVKEPFEIHVHTKDEAAFFVGRVKLLKV
- a CDS encoding 2TM domain-containing protein, yielding MEKEEARRGFIAHLVIYILVNIMLIAINLIYVPGELWFFYPLIGWGIGVAMHYLFGVRWLENTLIEKEAKAEYRAREGK
- the sufB gene encoding Fe-S cluster assembly protein SufB, with translation MEPAKLFEEYKYDFKDPIDQYVHISQKGLSRKVVEEISAIKNEPSWMLEYRLKAYEHFLERPMPMWGADLSNINFDNIRYYVKATERVGRSWDEVPEQIKRTFERLGIPEAERKFLAGVGAQYESEVIYHSIKKDLAEKGVIFTDMDSGLREYPEIVKKYFGKVVPYNDNKFAALNSAVWSGGSFIYVPEGVEVNIPLQAYFRINVMNMGQFERTLIIAEPNSKVHYIEGCTAPIYSSDSLHAAVVEIIAKKGAHVRYTTLQNWSKDIYNLVTKRAHAYEDATVEWIDANAGSKVTMKYPSVYLLGRRAKAEIISVAFANTGQHIDSGAKVVHLAPETTSKITSKSVSKGGGRTTYRGLLYVGKGAYGVKASVRCDALLVDDHSRTDTYPYNEVYEDDATITHEATVGKIGEDQLFYLMSRGIPEQEALSLVVTGFFSSFTKHLPMEYAVEFNRLIELEMSGTVG
- a CDS encoding SufD family Fe-S cluster assembly protein — protein: MTLKLIEDISRRLDEGKEELAKRLESYDRFLKLPLETSPLYVKYVDPKLAEVDLSTLKEADSHIDWPIPSNVAQILYNGKCVVRLSAEGVRLQTIGGIKERVDGVDYSRLTLGEDRFSALIQALYTSGHILIVEKNTVIEEPIHLVSLVDRSLVARNLIILGEGSAIKVVEEIYSPNPFEGNVFFAYSNEIKLSENSSLELTTIQAAAPLSKLYNIRRTSLGRNASLDWVTAYLGGAYQLARVEHRLVEEYASVKDTHISLLTSNQVFDLTTDLIHQSQKTSGSIVARLALKDSSKAIAKGMIRIPFEGKQSNAYLSQHAIMLSPSAAGITIPGLEILTNDVKATHSSSVSQLDEDQIFYMMSRGLNKEEAIKMLTLGFFEHALVRIKRQSVKEGVRHMLDEKWRGRLATFKPIETAPPRVEKSGAEDIFEGHYKYR
- a CDS encoding non-heme iron oxygenase ferredoxin subunit → MKKVVARLSEISDGEIKVVDVDGEEAILVRSQGRVYALSRYCSHEKADLSTGFLAEDRLVCPLHLSQFDLASGVALSPPATEPLKSYSVEVVGDDILLDI
- the sufC gene encoding Fe-S cluster assembly ATPase SufC, yielding MKLDILDLHVEVAGKEVIKGLNLSVAQGEVHALMGPNGSGKSTLAHTVMGHPKYKVTRGDILLDGESILGLTPDQRAKRGLFLAFQYPYEVSGITVTTFLKAAYTALRNGGEKEKQSMISYLEFRKLLREKLKALKIEESFADRYLNEGFSGGEKKKCEILQMAVLKPKIALLDETDSGLDVDALKIVAEGVNSLLGPDLGVLLITHYHRILNYIKPRYVHVMMDGRIVKSGGEELAYLLEEKGYDWLKEAVSSSQQT